One Hyphomicrobiales bacterium genomic window carries:
- a CDS encoding DEAD/DEAH box helicase: MSNFEALGLSPLILKSIARLGFDKPTPIQQKAIPLVMEGRDIMGLAQTGTGKTAAFGLPLVEHLFANKGRPQPKTAKSLILAPTRELANQIADNLRLYVQGTSLRVNVVVGGASINVQRKKLEQGTDILVATPGRLMDLLDRGALRLNETNFLVLDEADQMLDLGFINALRKIAKLLAPKRQTLLFSATMPKQMAELSKSYLNDPVRIETASVGKAADKVTQCVHYIDGGKKADFLEECLSKNPEELSIVFARTKHGAEKLMKRLVAKGFDAASIHGNKSQGQRDRAIRDFRAGNIKILVATDVAARGIDIPGVAFVYNFDLPEVPENYVHRIGRTARAGAEGQAIAFCSPGDAHLLFAIEEVMKINIHAASGQRPTKAEARANKTPTRGGRAGGKAHGNRNRDAKRAGGQRNTAGAGTPSGKRTNGSKPSSKPGARNGNPKNRFRKGRRSAASV; encoded by the coding sequence TTGTCTAATTTCGAAGCCCTTGGGCTTTCTCCACTCATCCTCAAATCCATTGCACGCCTTGGTTTTGATAAACCAACCCCAATCCAGCAAAAAGCCATTCCACTTGTGATGGAAGGCCGCGACATTATGGGTCTTGCCCAAACAGGCACTGGCAAAACAGCTGCGTTCGGCTTGCCGCTTGTCGAACATCTTTTCGCCAACAAGGGCCGCCCGCAGCCAAAAACTGCAAAGTCATTGATCCTTGCACCGACCCGCGAGCTAGCCAATCAAATCGCCGATAATTTACGTCTTTACGTCCAAGGCACTAGCCTGCGCGTGAATGTGGTTGTTGGTGGCGCGTCCATTAACGTTCAGCGCAAAAAGCTGGAACAAGGCACTGATATTCTAGTTGCTACCCCTGGCCGTTTAATGGACCTTCTTGATCGCGGCGCGTTGCGGTTGAATGAAACAAATTTTCTGGTTCTCGATGAAGCAGACCAAATGCTCGACCTTGGCTTTATCAATGCGCTTCGCAAAATTGCAAAATTGCTTGCCCCAAAACGTCAGACACTGCTGTTTTCGGCCACCATGCCAAAACAAATGGCTGAACTCTCAAAATCTTATTTGAATGATCCTGTGCGAATAGAAACAGCCAGTGTTGGCAAGGCCGCAGATAAAGTGACCCAATGCGTCCATTACATTGATGGCGGCAAAAAAGCCGATTTTCTTGAAGAATGCCTTTCTAAAAATCCTGAAGAGTTGTCCATTGTTTTTGCCCGCACAAAGCATGGTGCCGAAAAACTAATGAAGCGGTTGGTTGCCAAAGGTTTTGATGCGGCCTCCATTCATGGCAATAAAAGTCAGGGTCAACGCGATCGTGCTATTCGTGATTTCCGCGCTGGAAATATAAAAATTCTCGTCGCCACCGATGTGGCTGCGCGCGGCATTGATATTCCTGGTGTTGCCTTTGTGTATAATTTCGATCTACCAGAAGTTCCCGAGAACTATGTCCACCGTATTGGCCGCACAGCGCGCGCAGGCGCAGAGGGCCAAGCTATTGCCTTTTGTTCCCCGGGCGATGCTCATTTGCTTTTCGCCATTGAAGAAGTGATGAAAATTAACATCCATGCCGCAAGTGGCCAGCGCCCAACCAAGGCAGAAGCACGCGCTAATAAAACTCCCACAAGAGGAGGACGCGCCGGAGGCAAAGCTCATGGCAATAGAAACCGCGATGCTAAAAGAGCAGGCGGCCAGCGCAATACTGCCGGTGCAGGTACCCCAAGCGGCAAACGTACCAACGGCTCAAAACCCAGCTCGAAACCTGGGGCAAGAAACGGCAACCCGAAAAATCGTTTCCGTAAAGGTAGAAGATCAGCCGCGTCTGTTTAA